Part of the Paenibacillus guangzhouensis genome is shown below.
ACTTGCATCTCATGCGTAATGATCACAATCGTTAAACCGAGGTCTTGATTCAATTTCTTCAACAGTTTGAGGATCGATAGCGTTGTTTTGGGATCCAGCGCACTCGTTGCTTCATCGCATAATAGGATTTCCGGATCATTCGCGAGTGCTCGTGCAATCGCTACCCGCTGCTTCTGCCCGCCTGATAATTGAGAGGGATAGGCATCCCTTTTATCCGACAAACCTACGAGCTCGAGCAGATCATTGACCTTCTGGGCTCTTTCGCGTTTGGAAAGTTTGGAGCTTTTCAGCGGGTAATCCACATTATCGTAAATCGTTCTGGAATTCATCAGGTTAAAATGCTGGAAGATCATCCCGATCTTCTTCCTTGCCGCGCGCAATTCTTTGGAATTCAAGGACAGCAAATCCTGTCCGTTCACTTCCACACTTCCCGATGTCGGTCGCTGCAGCAAGTTAATGACGCGAACCAAAGTACTCTTCCCAGCCCCGCTGTAGCCTACAATGCCATATACATCGCCAGCATCAACCTGCAGATTGACATCCTGAACAGCTGTGACCCGCTGTGAGCTTGATTCAAATGTAACGTGAATATTGGATAAAGATATCATGATGCCCAACCCTTCCTAAAACTTCTATGTACGCTAATCTCCAAATAATTCATTTCAGTAATTGTACATCAGAATACTCGGAATTGATACTAAAATTTTTTTCTAGTTCAAAATCCTACTGGACCTGCCGTCATCATCGTTAGCTAAAGCTAGTGAATTTCTCACTTTTCAGACATCGCCTCATAATTAGCTCTTGCTTCCTCGACATGCCAGTAATTATCTCTCCCCCACTGTCGTAGCTCTCTCATCGGCTGTAGCAAACTTCCCCCTAAAGACGTGAGCGAATATTCTACCATTGGGGGTACAGTTGGCGTAATATGGCGCTGGACAAGCCCATTCCATTCCAGTTTGCGCAACGTTTGAGTAAGCATTTTTTTCGAAATACCCTCGATTCTTCTTTCTATTTCTCCGTATCGAACACCTCCATTTTCCAATGCATAAATGATGAGTGCCGTCCATTTGTCAGAAATAATCTCAAGAACTCTGCTGTAACCGCATATCGCTAATGAGATGTCGGGTTGTTTTGTTTTTGCCGAATGATTCAAATGATCTCCCTCCTATGAACTTCAAAGTTCCCAGGACACCTTAAAGTGCCTACTTACATTATTTTAGTATGTGAATTATTGTATGTCTATACCAGTGATGCAAGATTCACTAATCATAGGAGGAAATGAACATGTCGAATATTATTAAAGCCCGCCCTAAGCTATACGTGATTGATAATGGTCGAATGCGAATGGACAAGAACTGGTTGATCGCCATGCATAATCCCGCAACGATCAACAACCCTCATGCACCTACACAGTTCGTGGAATTCCCGATCTATACGGTACTTATCGATCATCCTGAAGGGAAAATACTGTTCGATACTGCATGCAACCCGAACGCCATGGGTAGCGAAGGACGCTGGTCAGAGTACACGCAACAGGCTTTCCCATGGATAGCAAGTGAGGAATGTTATCTACACAATCGTCTGGAGCAGCTCCATGTCAGACCTGAGGAGATCAAATTCGTCGTTGCCTCTCATTTGCATCTGGACCATGCGGGGTGCTTGGAGATGTTCACGAACGCTACGATTATCGTCCATGAAGATGAGCTGAACGGCACATTGCAAAGCTATGCTCGGAATGAAAAAGAAGGAGCATACGTCTGGGCAGATATCGATGCTTGGATCAAAAACAACTTACAGTGGCGAACTGTCAAACGTGATGAAGATAACCTACAGTTAGCTGAAGGCATCAAGATTATTAACTGTGGCAGCGGCCATGCGTGGGGCATGTTAGGACTGCATATTGAAATGCCGGAGACAGGTGGGATCATCCTTGCTTCCGATACCATCTATACGGCAGAAAGTTACGGACCACCAGTAAAACCGCCGGGTATCCTATATGATTCAGTTGGCTATCGGCATACCGTTGAGAAAATTCGAGCGATCGCTGCCCGTACAGCATCTCAAGTGTGGTTTGGGCATGACGCCGATCAATTCGCTCTATTCCGCAAATCAACCGAAGGCTATTACGAATGAGTCATTCGATTATCTGAAATTTTAATTTGCTGGTATCATTGATCGAAATCGTCAGTCCTCGCTCGAGAAAAAGATACAGGCTCATGCCTAATGCATGAGCCTGCTATCGAGTACCTCAGAATTGGACTTGGTTCTAGTAAAATTGTGATCGTCGCCCAATTGGGTTACTGCTTAACGATACCCCGTAGCATTCGCCGGTTTACCAGCATCCTGGACTTCGACGAGATATCGCCAGCAGTCAGGCTGCGAACCGTCAAGATCGTAAAAGTCATATACTTTTGCTAGTTCGCCGCTAGATACTGACTGACCGTTCCAACGTGCAGCGTCTGGATCGCCAGCTAATGCTGCGATGGCACGCCCAACATAATGAGGCGATTCCGAAATGATGAAATGTGGTTCCTGCTCGGTGGCATCCCGCCAATTCTCCTCCTTCACGCCAAAGTGATCAAGCATGAGCTCAGATCGCAACCAGCCTGGGGTTACAGCGACAGCGGTACAATGATGAGGTGCAAGTTCGTGCGCTAATGACTTTGCCATGCGAATGACGGATGTCTTGGCAAGATCATAGAATAGCGATAATCTGTAGTTCTGGTCATTGTAAGCTGCCGTACCGTCCGTGATCTCAATGTGTAAGCCGCCCTTGTTCTGAATTAACAACGGCAGTGCGAAATGACTAGTCATAATATGCGTGTCAATCGCCAGCCGAAGCATGCGAAATCCCTGTTCAAGGGACTGCTCCCACACGGGCACATGCCATTGAATCAAATGTTCGCCTCCCCACACATCATTGACAAGAATGTCTAGTCTCCCCTGTTCATGCGCAATGCGTGCGATAAGTGCCTGTACCTGTTCGGGCTCCAAATGGTCCACTTGAACGGCAATCCCTTGGCCTCCCGCTTGATTCACAAGTTCAGCCGTCTCTTCGATCGTCTCAGGTCGATTGTATTCAGAGCGCTGTGATCGCGTTGTGCGACCTGTCACATATACGGTTGCCCCCGCTGCTCCTAATTCGATTGCGATGCCACGACCAGCTCCACGTGTTGCCCCTGCCACTAAAGCGACTTTTCCATGTAAAGGTTTCATGATCGACCACTCCTTTCTTATTACATCTTCTATTGTAGAATATATATATGTCATCTTATGTCATATTGGAAATATACAAGGCCGTTTCCATTGCTAATTTTTACGAAGTCCGTATGCCCCGCGTTTGCAGCAGACATAGCAACAACGGCAGCCGTGGATCTTCATCCTTGGCTGCCGCTGTGTTAACTCAACAAACGTTGACTCGATCGTTGAATCTCGTGTTAACGAACCTGATATGTAAATTCGAAAATCTTATCAACCGCTTGATGGTACCCACCTGATTGGCGGAAGGATTCCCC
Proteins encoded:
- a CDS encoding methionine ABC transporter ATP-binding protein; amino-acid sequence: MISLSNIHVTFESSSQRVTAVQDVNLQVDAGDVYGIVGYSGAGKSTLVRVINLLQRPTSGSVEVNGQDLLSLNSKELRAARKKIGMIFQHFNLMNSRTIYDNVDYPLKSSKLSKRERAQKVNDLLELVGLSDKRDAYPSQLSGGQKQRVAIARALANDPEILLCDEATSALDPKTTLSILKLLKKLNQDLGLTIVIITHEMQVVKEICNKVAVMEAGRVIEQGDIVSIFSNPQNALTRDFINTATHVEQTLEKLALHPSLVHLKDNDILCKISYIGDSTSEPVISALTARYRVTTNLLFANVEILQQTPIGNLIVVMSGAASDLEAALEYLQSIQVAVEMIDSRFLQNSKVGESV
- a CDS encoding winged helix-turn-helix transcriptional regulator produces the protein MNHSAKTKQPDISLAICGYSRVLEIISDKWTALIIYALENGGVRYGEIERRIEGISKKMLTQTLRKLEWNGLVQRHITPTVPPMVEYSLTSLGGSLLQPMRELRQWGRDNYWHVEEARANYEAMSEK
- the ahlS gene encoding AhlS family quorum-quenching N-acyl homoserine lactonase, encoding MSNIIKARPKLYVIDNGRMRMDKNWLIAMHNPATINNPHAPTQFVEFPIYTVLIDHPEGKILFDTACNPNAMGSEGRWSEYTQQAFPWIASEECYLHNRLEQLHVRPEEIKFVVASHLHLDHAGCLEMFTNATIIVHEDELNGTLQSYARNEKEGAYVWADIDAWIKNNLQWRTVKRDEDNLQLAEGIKIINCGSGHAWGMLGLHIEMPETGGIILASDTIYTAESYGPPVKPPGILYDSVGYRHTVEKIRAIAARTASQVWFGHDADQFALFRKSTEGYYE
- a CDS encoding SDR family oxidoreductase; the encoded protein is MKPLHGKVALVAGATRGAGRGIAIELGAAGATVYVTGRTTRSQRSEYNRPETIEETAELVNQAGGQGIAVQVDHLEPEQVQALIARIAHEQGRLDILVNDVWGGEHLIQWHVPVWEQSLEQGFRMLRLAIDTHIMTSHFALPLLIQNKGGLHIEITDGTAAYNDQNYRLSLFYDLAKTSVIRMAKSLAHELAPHHCTAVAVTPGWLRSELMLDHFGVKEENWRDATEQEPHFIISESPHYVGRAIAALAGDPDAARWNGQSVSSGELAKVYDFYDLDGSQPDCWRYLVEVQDAGKPANATGYR